The genomic DNA TTTTCGGCGATTTCAACCTGGCCGGGGAGATATGGATCATCCGTGATTACTTCCGGCGCATGGGGGTCGAGGTGGTGGCCAACGTCACTGGCGACGGGCGCGTGGCCGATATCGGGCGATGCCACGGCGCGGCCCTGAACCTGGTCCAGTGTTCGGGAGCCACCCTTGATCTCGCCAAGATGATGCAGGAGGAATACGGCATCCCGTTCCTGCGCGTCTCCTACCTCGGCATCGAGGACATGGCCGACTCCCTCTATCAGGTGGCTGATTTCTTCAAAGACACCGCCCCTGGCATAGTGGAGCGGACCCAGGAGCTGGTGCGCGACGAGCTGGCCCGGCTCATGCCCGAGCTGGCGTGCTATCGCCGCGACCTGGAGGGCAAGAAGGTGGCCATGTACGTGGGCGGTTCCTTCAAGGCGTTCTCCCTGGTCAAGGCGTTCCGCCACCTGGGCATGCAGGTGGTCATGGTCGGCTCCCAGACCGGCACCAAGGAAGACTACGCCGAGCTGGAGCAGATCACCGACCCCGGCACCATCATCGTGGACGACGCCAACCCGCTGGAGCTCTCGGCCTTCATCAAGGAAAAGGACGTGGACCTCTTTGTGGGCGGGGTCAAGGAACGGCCCATCGCCCACAAGCTCGGCGTCGGATTCTGCGACCACAACCACGAGCGCAAGGAGGCCCTGGAAGGGTTCGTGGGCATGCTCAACTTTGCCCGCGAGGTCCACGCCTCGGCCATGAGCCCAGTCTGGAACTTTGTCCCGCGCCGCGCGGGCCGCGC from Pseudodesulfovibrio aespoeensis Aspo-2 includes the following:
- the nifE gene encoding nitrogenase iron-molybdenum cofactor biosynthesis protein NifE; its protein translation is MKTSILEERKNQIHRTGEGAIDIACNRESLAGAVSQRACVFCGSRVVLYPIADALHLVHGPIGCAVYTWDIRGALSSGPELHRLSFSTDLQETDVIFGGEKKLEAALDELIDRHGPKAAFVYSTCIVGIIGDDLEAVCRKMSQKKGIPVLPVQSEGFKGSKREGYLAACKAMFKLVGTGDTAGISKVSLNIFGDFNLAGEIWIIRDYFRRMGVEVVANVTGDGRVADIGRCHGAALNLVQCSGATLDLAKMMQEEYGIPFLRVSYLGIEDMADSLYQVADFFKDTAPGIVERTQELVRDELARLMPELACYRRDLEGKKVAMYVGGSFKAFSLVKAFRHLGMQVVMVGSQTGTKEDYAELEQITDPGTIIVDDANPLELSAFIKEKDVDLFVGGVKERPIAHKLGVGFCDHNHERKEALEGFVGMLNFAREVHASAMSPVWNFVPRRAGRAVKREQEAVNE